One Phocaeicola dorei genomic region harbors:
- a CDS encoding efflux RND transporter periplasmic adaptor subunit, whose product MDIKIEKKPWYIRYRYYMIAALAFIIFLIYVISLSLGPRKLRIETDNIQIAEVKDDKFMEYVDVEGLVQPILTIKVNTREGGSVDRIVGEEGNMMKQGDTLLILTNPDLIRSIEDQRDEWEKQRITYKEKEIEMEQKSLTLKQQTLQAQYEMERLRKSFGLDKEEFKMGIKSKAELQVSEDEYKYKLKNTALQMESLKHDSSVTLIRKELLRNDLERESKKLKRAEERLEDLIVKAPIGGQLSFVKVTPGQQVASGESIAEIKVLDQYKIHTSLSEYYIDRITTGLPATVNYQGKRYPLKITKVVPEVKDRMFDVDLVFTGEMPENVRVGKSFRVQIELGQPEQAIVIPRGNFYQSTGGQWIYKINSSKTKAVKVPLNIGRQNPLQYEITEGLQPGEFVVITGYDTFGDAEELILK is encoded by the coding sequence ATGGATATAAAAATTGAAAAGAAACCGTGGTACATCCGCTATCGCTACTATATGATAGCTGCACTGGCCTTTATTATCTTCCTTATCTATGTGATAAGCCTTTCATTAGGTCCTCGCAAACTGCGTATCGAAACAGACAACATTCAGATAGCCGAAGTAAAAGACGACAAATTTATGGAGTATGTAGATGTGGAAGGACTGGTGCAACCCATTCTTACCATCAAAGTAAATACTCGTGAGGGCGGCAGTGTAGACCGCATTGTTGGAGAAGAAGGGAATATGATGAAACAAGGTGACACCTTGTTGATATTGACTAATCCGGATCTGATTCGTTCCATTGAAGACCAACGTGACGAGTGGGAAAAACAACGAATCACTTATAAAGAGAAAGAGATAGAAATGGAACAAAAGAGTCTGACACTGAAGCAACAAACATTACAGGCACAATATGAAATGGAACGACTGCGCAAAAGCTTCGGATTGGACAAAGAGGAATTCAAAATGGGAATTAAGAGCAAGGCTGAGCTTCAAGTATCTGAAGATGAATATAAGTATAAACTGAAAAATACGGCATTACAAATGGAAAGTCTGAAACATGATTCATCCGTAACTCTTATCCGCAAAGAACTATTGAGAAATGATCTAGAACGTGAAAGCAAAAAACTGAAACGTGCGGAAGAACGGTTGGAAGACTTGATAGTAAAAGCTCCGATTGGCGGCCAACTAAGTTTTGTGAAAGTTACTCCCGGTCAACAGGTTGCTTCGGGAGAAAGTATAGCTGAAATAAAAGTGCTGGATCAATATAAAATTCATACTTCTTTAAGTGAATATTATATTGACCGCATCACAACAGGTCTTCCGGCTACCGTAAACTATCAAGGAAAACGCTACCCGCTGAAAATTACTAAAGTAGTTCCTGAGGTAAAAGACCGCATGTTTGATGTGGACTTGGTATTTACCGGAGAAATGCCCGAGAATGTCCGTGTAGGAAAGAGCTTCCGAGTACAAATAGAATTGGGCCAACCCGAACAAGCTATAGTTATCCCACGTGGAAACTTCTACCAGTCTACTGGAGGACAATGGATTTACAAAATAAACTCATCAAAAACAAAAGCTGTAAAAGTTCCATTGAACATAGGACGCCAAAACCCGCTTCAATATGAAATCACAGAAGGTTTACAGCCTGGAGAATTTGTAGTTATCACAGGATATGATACCTTTGGTGACGCGGAAGAATT
- a CDS encoding TolC family protein, with product MKLYCIIALSLLLRPETAAAQQEELMTLSLQQAIEIAQENSPEAQAARHTYRAAYWNYRFFRANYLPSVTLTSSPTLNREINKITQPDGTNQFIQQDQLSTDLSLKINQNIWFTGGSLFVKSTTQRIDEFEDNHTAYNTQPVVIGYEQQLFGYNSLKWDRRIEPLRYREARKAYAEALELVASETSTLFFNLATAQTNLDIATYNYASADTLYRYAEGRYNIGTITENEMLQLEINKLTEETNMMNARIEVEDQMQTLRSFLGINREINLRVVPEDSIPQFEISLQKALQLAFKNSPDPDTYKRKQLESRSALASAKANAGLKADLYVQFGLSQTGNKFADSYRNPMNQQYASIGISLPILDWGRGKGRVRVARSNVDLVDTQAEQGMKDFELNVCKMVRQFNLQAYRVAVAAKTDKTADRRHDVARRLYILGKSTILDLNAAITEKDTARRNYITALKTYWSLYYGLRSMTGYDFLRKAEISCTIPKP from the coding sequence ATGAAACTATATTGTATTATAGCACTTTCCCTTCTGCTTCGCCCGGAAACAGCCGCAGCACAACAAGAAGAATTAATGACACTGAGTTTGCAACAAGCTATTGAAATAGCACAAGAAAACTCACCGGAAGCACAAGCTGCCCGTCATACCTATCGGGCAGCTTATTGGAACTACCGTTTTTTCCGGGCGAATTATCTTCCCTCCGTCACATTAACTTCATCTCCTACCCTGAATCGGGAGATAAACAAAATTACCCAACCGGATGGAACAAACCAATTTATCCAGCAAGACCAGTTAAGCACAGACCTCAGCCTTAAAATAAATCAAAATATATGGTTCACCGGTGGCAGCTTGTTTGTAAAAAGTACCACCCAACGCATTGATGAATTTGAAGATAATCATACAGCGTATAACACCCAACCCGTAGTAATAGGTTACGAACAGCAACTTTTTGGATATAACTCTTTAAAATGGGATCGTCGTATCGAACCCCTTCGCTACCGGGAAGCCCGTAAAGCATATGCAGAAGCATTGGAACTTGTAGCCTCAGAAACCAGCACTCTTTTCTTCAACTTGGCTACTGCACAAACCAATCTTGACATAGCTACCTACAACTATGCTTCTGCTGATACTTTATACAGATATGCCGAAGGAAGATATAATATAGGAACAATAACTGAAAACGAAATGCTACAGCTGGAAATAAACAAACTGACAGAAGAAACCAATATGATGAATGCCCGTATCGAAGTAGAGGACCAAATGCAAACACTCCGTTCCTTCCTTGGCATTAATCGGGAAATAAATTTACGAGTTGTTCCGGAAGACAGTATTCCTCAATTTGAAATCTCTTTACAAAAAGCATTACAACTGGCATTCAAAAACAGTCCCGACCCTGACACTTATAAACGCAAACAATTGGAAAGCCGCAGCGCATTAGCTTCTGCAAAAGCCAATGCGGGTTTGAAAGCTGACCTGTATGTACAATTCGGGCTTTCTCAAACCGGAAATAAATTTGCAGATTCTTACCGAAACCCCATGAATCAACAATATGCCAGTATTGGTATTTCTTTACCTATCCTAGATTGGGGTCGTGGAAAAGGACGCGTCCGTGTAGCTCGTTCCAATGTAGACTTAGTAGATACACAAGCTGAACAGGGAATGAAAGATTTTGAATTAAATGTATGTAAAATGGTCCGTCAGTTCAATCTTCAAGCATACCGTGTAGCAGTAGCCGCCAAGACGGACAAGACGGCCGACCGACGCCATGATGTAGCACGTCGGCTTTATATCTTGGGAAAATCGACAATCCTGGACCTCAATGCCGCCATTACAGAAAAAGATACCGCACGGAGAAATTATATAACAGCTTTGAAAACTTATTGGAGTCTGTATTATGGTCTTAGAAGTATGACGGGATATGATTTCCTCAGAAAAGCAGAGATTTCATGTACTATACCTAAACCTTAA
- a CDS encoding tetratricopeptide repeat protein, translating into MKKKSIIVISLCLVASIVILSSNKIYMLYIGDCRQLWKEAQTHYVNRQYEKARELLEKIARIDTAHHAQYLTGDMYLKGLGGEIDYDKALKLFHQSATGGNTYAENNIGFMYTYGLGVTKDYSQAFKWLNKAATQGNPEAQIGMGSLYKNGWGVRKDCYIAMTWYLRSVAHGNTDAMNNIGYLYKNGLGVPKDFEEAYFWFKKAADKNNPIAQYNIGNMYCYGEGMEKDFAKGAKWLTKAALQGNAPAQYNLGRMYQWGKGVEKDLQQARFWFQKAIDNGHEKAKEALTKIKSDLSEKDTEDSFLFP; encoded by the coding sequence ATGAAAAAAAAATCAATAATAGTTATCAGTTTATGCCTTGTAGCAAGCATAGTAATTCTATCCAGCAATAAGATCTATATGCTTTATATAGGTGACTGCCGTCAATTGTGGAAAGAAGCACAAACCCACTATGTCAATCGACAATATGAAAAAGCACGCGAGTTATTAGAAAAGATAGCTCGCATTGATACGGCCCATCATGCCCAATATCTGACAGGCGACATGTATTTAAAAGGCTTAGGAGGTGAAATTGATTATGATAAAGCTTTGAAACTTTTTCATCAATCGGCAACGGGCGGGAACACTTATGCTGAAAACAATATAGGTTTTATGTACACATATGGTTTGGGAGTCACTAAGGATTACAGCCAAGCATTCAAATGGTTGAACAAAGCTGCCACTCAAGGAAATCCAGAAGCTCAAATTGGTATGGGGAGCCTTTATAAAAATGGTTGGGGAGTACGTAAAGATTGTTACATTGCTATGACTTGGTACCTACGTTCTGTGGCTCATGGTAATACGGACGCCATGAACAATATCGGTTATTTATATAAAAACGGACTTGGGGTTCCCAAAGACTTTGAAGAAGCTTATTTTTGGTTTAAAAAAGCAGCAGATAAGAATAATCCGATAGCTCAATATAATATAGGAAATATGTATTGTTATGGCGAGGGAATGGAAAAAGATTTTGCTAAAGGAGCCAAGTGGCTGACTAAAGCTGCTTTACAGGGGAATGCTCCTGCACAATATAACCTGGGTCGCATGTATCAGTGGGGTAAAGGCGTAGAGAAAGACTTACAACAAGCCCGGTTCTGGTTCCAAAAAGCTATAGACAACGGTCATGAAAAAGCAAAGGAAGCATTAACCAAAATAAAAAGCGACTTATCCGAAAAAGACACTGAAGACTCGTTCCTGTTTCCCTAA
- a CDS encoding sigma-54-dependent transcriptional regulator yields MNTKGKILIIDDNEDVLFALNLLLEPYVEKIKVTTQPTRIEHFMTTFQPDVILLDMNFRRDAISGQEGFNCLEQILKLDPQAIVLFMTAYADTDKAVRAIKAGAIDFIPKPWEKEKLLATLSSAIKLRDSRKEVRQLKEQVVALSGQDEEMPQMIGHSAPMREVFDTIRKLSDTDANILILGENGTGKDLVARSLRYFSPRRECPFITIDLGSIPESLFESELFGYEKGAFTDARKAKAGRMEVASGGTLFLDEIGNLSLPMQSKLLTAIEKRQISRLGATDIIPIDVRLISATNVNIRQLVEEGNFRQDLLYRINTIEIAIPPLRERGEDVLLLADYFLQRYTHKYKKEINGLNREAKQKLMRYHWPGNVRELQHAIERAIILSDSPLLKPANFMLQPQPEKRVNTDEILNLEQLERNAIERAMKRSEGNLSRAAEYLGITRYALYRKLEKLGL; encoded by the coding sequence ATGAATACAAAAGGAAAAATATTGATTATAGATGATAATGAGGACGTGCTTTTTGCACTAAACCTTTTATTGGAACCCTACGTAGAAAAAATAAAAGTTACTACTCAACCGACTCGTATTGAGCATTTTATGACTACTTTTCAACCTGATGTTATTCTGCTTGATATGAATTTCCGCCGGGATGCTATCAGCGGGCAGGAAGGGTTCAATTGTCTAGAACAGATATTAAAATTAGACCCGCAGGCTATTGTCTTGTTTATGACTGCTTATGCAGATACAGATAAAGCTGTACGGGCTATTAAGGCTGGAGCTATTGACTTTATTCCCAAACCTTGGGAAAAAGAAAAACTACTTGCTACGCTTTCGTCGGCTATCAAACTTCGTGATTCTCGTAAAGAGGTCAGGCAACTGAAAGAACAAGTTGTAGCATTGAGCGGGCAGGATGAAGAGATGCCTCAGATGATAGGGCACTCAGCGCCTATGCGAGAGGTTTTTGATACTATTCGGAAATTATCGGATACTGATGCTAATATTTTGATATTGGGTGAAAATGGAACCGGTAAAGATTTGGTGGCCCGTTCTCTACGTTATTTTTCTCCTCGTCGTGAATGTCCTTTTATAACGATTGACTTGGGGAGCATACCAGAATCATTGTTCGAAAGTGAATTGTTCGGCTATGAAAAAGGGGCTTTTACAGATGCCCGTAAAGCAAAAGCGGGACGTATGGAGGTGGCATCAGGAGGAACGCTTTTTTTGGATGAGATAGGGAATTTGTCATTACCTATGCAATCCAAATTGCTAACAGCCATAGAAAAGCGGCAGATTTCACGTTTGGGAGCAACGGATATAATTCCTATTGATGTTCGGTTGATAAGCGCAACGAATGTAAATATCCGACAATTGGTGGAGGAGGGCAATTTCCGTCAAGATCTGTTGTATCGCATCAATACGATCGAGATTGCCATTCCTCCCTTGCGGGAAAGGGGAGAGGATGTGCTCTTATTGGCTGATTATTTCTTACAACGGTATACTCATAAATATAAGAAAGAGATAAACGGACTGAACCGCGAAGCCAAGCAGAAACTCATGCGTTACCATTGGCCGGGTAATGTACGCGAATTACAGCATGCCATAGAACGGGCGATTATTCTTTCGGACTCGCCATTGTTAAAGCCTGCAAATTTCATGTTGCAGCCACAACCCGAGAAGAGGGTGAATACGGATGAGATACTGAACTTGGAACAATTAGAACGCAATGCCATAGAACGTGCTATGAAGCGCAGCGAAGGAAACTTGAGTCGTGCAGCGGAATATTTGGGGATTACCCGTTACGCTCTTTATCGGAAACTTGAAAAATTAGGTTTATGA
- a CDS encoding sensor histidine kinase, producing the protein MNRLQTLRMIACMLLMGVVAIAAYLFYQHSLYFCLLFSLMIMASIIIYICQWQYKTTRMISRMIEGIRYADFSLSFSTQHKTRTEQRLAQEINNVVAEFRTRLSENEERYQYYETLLNTVDSSLLVVDSLCNIHWMNRAAMQDLCGYCIHSVRELALLNSEFPTIILSLQPGEIKTVRIHKGDTLQELAVTVSEYSAQHGTELRLVNLKNIHAVLEENEMEAWQKLIRVLTHEIMNSIAPIISLSETLSERAVQNGMNEKDYNIMLQGMQTIHRRSKGLLNFVENYRKLSRLSVPILAPVNIGELLSDMKKLFPNKNIQYIYKVENPETILMLDRSQIEQVLINLLKNAGEACVEQTYPEVIISTHCDLDKHLFFLSVCDNGSGILPEVLDKIFVPFFTTKSTGSGIGLSLCKQIMNLHGGSISASSEIGKGSCFTLKFLCCG; encoded by the coding sequence ATGAATCGTTTACAAACTTTACGGATGATAGCTTGTATGTTACTGATGGGGGTAGTAGCTATAGCTGCATATCTGTTTTATCAACATTCACTCTATTTTTGCTTGTTATTTTCGCTGATGATTATGGCAAGTATTATCATCTATATCTGTCAGTGGCAATATAAAACGACCCGTATGATATCACGAATGATAGAAGGTATTCGTTATGCAGATTTCTCTTTGAGTTTTTCTACCCAGCACAAAACTCGTACAGAACAACGATTGGCACAAGAAATAAATAATGTTGTTGCTGAATTCCGTACTCGGTTGTCCGAGAATGAAGAGCGATATCAATATTATGAAACATTATTGAATACTGTTGACAGCAGTTTGCTGGTAGTAGATAGTCTGTGCAATATACATTGGATGAACCGGGCCGCCATGCAGGATTTGTGCGGCTATTGTATTCATTCAGTCAGGGAATTGGCTCTGTTAAATTCTGAATTTCCTACTATTATCCTGTCATTACAGCCTGGAGAAATTAAAACAGTACGAATACATAAAGGAGATACTCTACAAGAATTGGCTGTTACGGTATCCGAATATTCCGCTCAACATGGTACGGAACTCCGGTTAGTTAATTTAAAGAATATCCATGCTGTATTGGAGGAAAATGAAATGGAAGCATGGCAAAAGCTGATTCGTGTACTTACTCATGAAATAATGAACTCCATTGCACCCATTATTTCATTAAGTGAAACATTAAGTGAGCGTGCTGTGCAAAATGGTATGAATGAGAAAGATTACAATATCATGTTGCAAGGGATGCAGACTATTCATAGAAGAAGTAAAGGATTACTGAATTTTGTGGAAAACTATCGTAAACTTTCTCGTCTGTCTGTCCCGATACTGGCTCCAGTAAATATAGGTGAGTTGTTGAGTGATATGAAAAAACTATTCCCTAATAAAAACATACAATATATATATAAAGTAGAAAACCCAGAAACGATTCTGATGCTAGATCGTTCACAGATAGAACAAGTATTAATCAATTTACTAAAGAATGCAGGTGAGGCTTGTGTAGAGCAAACCTATCCCGAAGTTATTATTAGTACACATTGTGATTTAGACAAACATCTATTTTTCCTTTCTGTCTGTGATAATGGTAGTGGTATTCTTCCTGAAGTTTTGGATAAAATCTTTGTTCCTTTTTTCACAACGAAGTCGACAGGTAGTGGTATCGGACTCAGTTTATGCAAACAAATTATGAATTTACATGGTGGAAGTATCTCGGCAAGTAGTGAAATAGGGAAGGGGAGTTGTTTTACACTGAAATTTCTTTGTTG